In Halococcus saccharolyticus DSM 5350, one genomic interval encodes:
- a CDS encoding gamma-glutamyltransferase family protein — protein sequence MPEPDLDRFTSRRSTVYADRGIVATSQPLAAEAGVEILRNGGNAFDAAVATAAALNVVEPTSTGLGGDAFALYRTADGETGAMRACGGAPAEATIENVRTSVREHDDADDWYPSERGYAVDGSDTAAEIEMPFLGPHAVTVPGTARGWEATVERHGRRSLGEVLQPAIRYATEGYPVSEIIAHHWQAAEELFTDANAADAYLKNGSAPSVGERMRLPRLGESLRMIAEQGADVVYNGEIGEEIANEVQSKGGFLTVDDLAAFEPEFPDPVSTRYNGAEVYELPPNNQGLIALEALNIAAEIDAGEYPLDSPERVHYFAEATKRAFHDGHRYITDPAYEDVPPLTSSEWARRRAADVDATASDVSFGVPDARAEDADTVLLCVADDAGNVVSFINSRFAGFGSGLVAGDTGIALQNRGASFSLDPDHPNSLEPGKRPFHTLIPGIIDLAPDSPEDDWAAFGVMGGYMQPQGHVQVVSNLVDYDLPLQAALDRPRWRYREDGSLAVEGRIDGTLATKLARMGHDVRVLAPSLFGGAQIARNRDGVLSGATEPRKDGSVAGF from the coding sequence GTGCCCGAACCAGACCTCGACCGGTTCACCTCGCGCCGATCGACCGTCTACGCCGATCGCGGCATCGTCGCCACCAGCCAGCCGCTCGCCGCCGAAGCCGGCGTCGAGATCCTCCGCAACGGCGGCAACGCGTTCGACGCCGCCGTCGCCACCGCCGCCGCGCTCAACGTGGTTGAGCCGACGAGCACGGGGCTGGGTGGCGACGCGTTCGCACTCTACCGGACTGCGGACGGCGAGACCGGTGCGATGCGGGCCTGTGGCGGTGCACCCGCCGAGGCGACGATCGAAAACGTCCGGACCTCGGTCCGCGAGCACGACGACGCCGACGATTGGTACCCCAGCGAGCGCGGGTACGCGGTCGACGGCAGCGACACCGCCGCCGAGATCGAAATGCCGTTTCTCGGTCCCCACGCTGTCACCGTCCCTGGCACCGCTCGGGGGTGGGAGGCGACCGTCGAGCGCCACGGTCGTCGATCGCTCGGCGAGGTCCTCCAACCCGCGATCCGCTACGCGACCGAGGGGTATCCCGTTTCGGAGATCATCGCTCACCACTGGCAGGCGGCGGAGGAGCTGTTCACCGACGCGAACGCCGCCGACGCCTACCTGAAGAACGGATCCGCACCCAGTGTCGGCGAACGAATGCGCCTGCCCCGTCTCGGCGAGAGCCTCCGGATGATCGCCGAACAGGGGGCTGACGTGGTGTACAATGGCGAAATCGGCGAGGAAATCGCGAACGAAGTCCAATCGAAGGGCGGCTTCCTCACCGTCGACGATCTCGCGGCCTTCGAACCCGAGTTCCCCGACCCCGTCTCGACACGGTACAACGGGGCCGAGGTGTACGAACTCCCACCGAACAACCAGGGGCTGATCGCGCTCGAAGCGCTCAACATTGCGGCGGAGATCGATGCGGGCGAGTACCCCCTCGACTCGCCCGAGCGCGTCCACTACTTCGCGGAGGCCACGAAACGCGCGTTCCACGACGGCCACCGCTATATCACCGATCCCGCCTACGAGGACGTCCCGCCGCTCACCTCCAGCGAATGGGCGCGGCGGCGCGCCGCGGACGTCGACGCGACCGCGAGCGACGTGAGCTTCGGCGTCCCCGACGCACGCGCCGAGGACGCCGACACCGTCCTGCTCTGTGTCGCCGACGACGCAGGCAACGTCGTTTCGTTCATCAACTCCCGGTTCGCCGGGTTCGGCTCCGGGCTGGTCGCCGGCGATACCGGGATCGCCCTCCAGAACCGCGGCGCGTCGTTCTCGCTCGATCCCGACCACCCGAACAGCCTCGAACCCGGCAAACGGCCGTTCCACACGCTGATCCCCGGTATCATCGATCTCGCGCCCGATTCTCCGGAGGACGACTGGGCGGCGTTCGGCGTCATGGGCGGGTACATGCAGCCACAGGGCCACGTCCAGGTCGTCTCGAACCTCGTCGATTACGACCTCCCGCTCCAGGCCGCGCTCGACCGCCCACGGTGGCGCTACCGTGAGGACGGCTCGCTCGCGGTCGAGGGACGGATCGACGGCACACTCGCGACGAAGCTCGCCCGGATGGGTCACGACGTCCGCGTGCTCGCGCCGTCGCTGTTCGGCGGCGCGCAGATCGCCAGAAACCGGGATGGTGTGCTTTCGGGTGCGACCGAACCCCGGAAGGACGGGTCGGTCGCCGGGTTCTGA
- a CDS encoding cytochrome c oxidase subunit 3, which yields MGTATDTGEDTDAHDPPVGMDFPLGRDEATWWPIVCAIGATGLYLGAGLYFLGHGEVAIIPGFVGPVVFGGGALVFLAGLFGWLYQGFVADFWTRSTDEREPGSLRGAMYLFLATDVFTFAGGFIYYFFIRAGGWPPGEIPELLTTVLVVNTALLVVSSFTLHFAHSALEKGNRRRFGFLLVTTFVLGLLFVAGQIYEYHDLIVGEGFTIASGIFGSAFYGLTGLHGLHVALGTILLGILVVRAHLGQYEPGRDTSIATVSLYWHFVDVVWVFLVAVLYVGASVTPVL from the coding sequence ATGGGAACGGCAACCGACACTGGCGAGGACACGGACGCCCACGATCCGCCGGTCGGGATGGATTTCCCGCTCGGCCGCGACGAGGCGACGTGGTGGCCGATCGTCTGTGCGATCGGGGCCACCGGGCTGTATCTCGGGGCCGGGCTGTACTTTCTCGGCCACGGCGAGGTCGCGATCATTCCCGGGTTCGTCGGGCCGGTAGTGTTCGGCGGCGGTGCGCTCGTCTTCCTCGCTGGGCTGTTCGGCTGGCTGTACCAGGGGTTCGTCGCGGATTTCTGGACACGCTCGACGGACGAACGCGAGCCGGGATCGCTCCGGGGCGCGATGTACCTCTTCCTCGCGACCGACGTGTTCACGTTCGCCGGCGGGTTCATCTACTACTTCTTCATCCGGGCGGGCGGCTGGCCGCCCGGCGAGATCCCCGAACTACTGACCACGGTGTTGGTCGTGAACACCGCGCTCCTCGTGGTGAGCAGTTTCACGCTACACTTCGCTCACTCGGCGCTCGAAAAGGGTAATCGGCGACGGTTCGGGTTCCTGCTCGTGACGACGTTCGTGCTCGGCCTGCTGTTCGTCGCGGGGCAGATCTACGAGTATCACGACCTCATCGTCGGCGAGGGGTTCACGATCGCGTCGGGGATCTTCGGGAGCGCCTTCTACGGCCTCACCGGGCTCCACGGTCTCCACGTCGCGCTCGGGACGATCCTGCTCGGAATCCTCGTCGTGCGTGCGCACCTCGGCCAGTACGAGCCCGGTCGTGACACTTCGATCGCGACGGTTTCGCTGTACTGGCATTTCGTCGACGTCGTCTGGGTGTTCCTCGTCGCCGTCCTCTACGTCGGCGCGTCGGTCACACCGGTCCTCTGA